Proteins from a single region of Campylobacter sputorum:
- a CDS encoding DUF2179 domain-containing protein: protein MSEFLQSDFFRYIGIPILICLARIIDVTLGTIRIILVSKGKKIIAPILGFFEILIWLIAITQVMAHLDGWQNYIAYALGFALGNLFGILLEEKLALGHVVVRIIPKIKAVNLAKMLRNSGYSVSMINANGNEGDINILFVVIKRCEIDNILPLIKENNPWAFYTIEDLRYANLNMINVPVNQSTIKKFSKNSI, encoded by the coding sequence ATGAGTGAATTTTTACAAAGTGATTTTTTTAGATATATTGGGATACCTATTTTAATATGCTTGGCAAGAATTATAGATGTTACTCTTGGAACTATAAGAATTATCCTTGTTTCAAAAGGTAAAAAGATAATAGCACCTATTTTAGGATTTTTTGAAATTTTAATATGGCTTATAGCAATCACTCAAGTTATGGCTCACCTTGATGGATGGCAAAACTATATAGCGTATGCTCTTGGTTTTGCACTTGGTAATCTTTTTGGCATACTGCTTGAAGAAAAATTAGCACTCGGGCATGTTGTAGTTAGGATAATACCAAAAATAAAAGCAGTAAATTTAGCAAAAATGCTAAGAAATAGCGGATATAGTGTAAGTATGATAAATGCAAACGGAAATGAGGGTGATATAAATATACTTTTTGTTGTTATAAAACGCTGTGAAATAGATAATATACTTCCTTTAATAAAAGAAAATAACCCTTGGGCGTTTTATACTATAGAGGATTTAAGATATGCAAATTTAAATATGATAAATGTTCCGGTAAATCAAAGCACTATAAAAAAATTTTCTAAAAATAGTATTTAA
- a CDS encoding response regulator transcription factor, translated as MQLSTLKLLENFTIMVVEDDEIALSMLELGLKPYCKKLFLARDGLEGLEIFKKNQIDMILTDLHMSNLNGFEMIKIILSIKPNQNFIVMTSYDSDQNFLNSIKHGALNFIRKPLNMLTIQSSLIIALSNIKSEKKQISKRVSVDYSNENIYLDDELVFLSQKNHKIFWLFLYNLNNVVSYELIESYVYNDENFSKNALQMSIKRIKSQLADVKIENISSIGYILKS; from the coding sequence TTGCAACTTTCTACATTAAAACTTCTTGAAAATTTTACTATAATGGTTGTTGAAGACGACGAAATTGCTTTAAGTATGTTAGAATTAGGCTTAAAGCCATATTGCAAAAAGCTATTTTTAGCTCGTGATGGTTTAGAAGGACTTGAAATTTTTAAAAAAAATCAAATAGATATGATTTTAACGGATTTGCATATGTCAAATTTAAATGGATTTGAGATGATTAAAATAATCTTATCTATAAAGCCAAATCAAAATTTCATAGTTATGACATCATATGATAGCGATCAAAATTTCTTAAATAGTATAAAACACGGTGCTTTAAATTTTATTAGAAAACCATTAAACATGCTTACTATACAAAGTTCGCTGATAATTGCTCTGTCAAATATCAAAAGCGAGAAAAAACAAATTAGTAAAAGAGTAAGCGTTGATTATAGTAATGAAAATATCTATCTTGATGATGAGTTGGTGTTTTTATCACAAAAAAATCATAAAATTTTCTGGCTATTTTTATATAACTTAAACAATGTTGTTAGTTACGAACTTATAGAAAGTTATGTTTATAATGATGAAAATTTTAGTAAAAATGCTCTTCAAATGTCTATAAAGCGTATAAAATCACAACTTGCTGATGTAAAAATAGAAAACATTTCATCAATTGGATATATTTTAAAAAGCTAA
- the thiD gene encoding bifunctional hydroxymethylpyrimidine kinase/phosphomethylpyrimidine kinase: MKNVLSIAGVDPSGGAGIIADLKVFIAHDVFAMGVVTATTAQNTQGLFGMQLIDTKTIEDGIKRIFDDIRVDAIKIGVVPSVEIIKTVANTLKSIPNLPPVVLDPVMSCKNGDIWLEENSQKTLVSELFPISYVITPNLYEAQQILQTKLSSEDDFKEACINLTKFGAKNIYLKAGNVNGISLDVFYDGKDFELLKTPRINSNHTHGTGCSLSSAIAANLANGESVKNACKKAKEYITGAISHPAMIGSGCNPIDHFYKNHI; encoded by the coding sequence ATGAAAAATGTTCTTAGTATAGCCGGTGTTGATCCAAGCGGTGGTGCTGGAATTATAGCTGATTTAAAGGTTTTTATAGCTCATGATGTTTTTGCTATGGGGGTTGTAACTGCTACTACAGCTCAAAACACACAAGGTCTTTTTGGTATGCAATTAATCGATACTAAAACGATAGAAGATGGCATAAAAAGAATTTTTGATGATATAAGGGTAGATGCTATAAAAATAGGCGTAGTTCCAAGCGTTGAGATTATAAAAACAGTTGCAAATACTCTAAAAAGCATTCCAAATTTACCACCTGTTGTACTTGATCCTGTTATGAGTTGCAAAAACGGAGATATTTGGTTAGAAGAAAATTCCCAAAAAACTCTTGTAAGTGAGCTTTTTCCAATATCTTATGTAATAACTCCAAATTTATATGAAGCACAACAAATTTTACAAACCAAACTTTCTAGTGAAGATGATTTTAAAGAAGCTTGTATAAATTTAACTAAATTTGGTGCAAAAAATATTTATCTAAAAGCTGGTAATGTAAATGGCATTTCTTTAGATGTTTTCTATGATGGAAAAGATTTTGAATTGTTAAAAACACCTAGAATAAACTCAAATCATACTCACGGAACAGGATGTTCTCTCTCAAGCGCTATTGCTGCAAATTTAGCAAATGGTGAAAGTGTAAAAAATGCTTGTAAAAAAGCAAAAGAATACATAACTGGTGCTATTTCTCATCCTGCTATGATAGGATCAGGTTGTAATCCTATAGATCATTTTTATAAAAACCATATATAA
- a CDS encoding sensor histidine kinase: MKKFIKNLILNIDNYKIYHTMAIFSLVFMFLLIVTFLNIKKDVYQKIEQNRILTTQRLKYSLSLWIEEQIKSLEAATAYLQNNQIYQDENKIIKFNKNFLQSSPNFDFIHIYVDDKYFFVNSDKIFDLEHNKSLNSFANINNARTLDWYVKTKSMMKTTINNKTKHAILKERTINICTPIIDQDKFKGVVCGILGAKSLFDKIKQIKPPKHFYYFIVDESGKILTKLDNENLIAEISETCLKLDNNETIIKINNDVINLSTIDRFDWKIGVGVNNENFLKQNFKTIFEHSIVLFIFFIFFMLVLNLGYEFIIQKFVIKKNQMEILLARKSRLNEIGTLITSINHQLKQPINSLSLILSNTEFFRQNHNLNDDMLKSNLDLCFKQIELIDKSINIFRNFYSNDDAISEFWINESIKSLIFATHCELSHHNITIKFESKNDIKVVSIENFIQQILLVLIQNSKDAIISSQKVSIRQIYIQINQVDDFVEISVSDFADGIDEKLSEKIFSEDKTTNKKLGFGLGLYFAKTICVQKLKGDLQLISSRNPTKFTLNIPINLRS; encoded by the coding sequence ATGAAAAAATTTATTAAAAATTTAATTTTAAATATAGATAATTATAAAATATATCATACAATGGCTATTTTTTCACTTGTTTTTATGTTTTTACTAATAGTAACTTTTCTAAACATAAAAAAAGATGTTTATCAAAAAATAGAACAAAATCGTATTTTGACAACTCAAAGATTAAAATACTCTCTTTCTCTCTGGATAGAAGAGCAGATAAAAAGTTTAGAAGCAGCTACTGCGTATTTACAAAATAATCAAATCTATCAAGATGAAAATAAAATTATAAAATTTAACAAAAATTTTCTTCAATCATCACCAAATTTTGACTTTATTCACATTTATGTTGATGATAAATATTTTTTTGTAAATTCTGATAAAATTTTTGATTTAGAGCATAACAAAAGTCTAAATTCTTTTGCAAATATAAATAATGCAAGAACGCTTGATTGGTATGTAAAAACAAAATCTATGATGAAAACAACTATAAACAACAAAACAAAACATGCGATTTTAAAAGAACGAACTATAAATATTTGCACACCTATTATCGATCAAGATAAATTTAAAGGTGTGGTATGTGGAATTCTTGGAGCGAAAAGTTTGTTTGATAAAATCAAGCAAATTAAGCCACCTAAGCATTTTTACTATTTTATTGTTGATGAAAGTGGTAAAATTCTTACTAAATTAGATAATGAAAATTTAATAGCCGAAATTTCAGAGACTTGCTTAAAACTAGATAATAATGAAACAATTATCAAAATAAATAATGATGTAATAAATTTAAGCACAATAGATAGATTTGATTGGAAAATAGGTGTTGGTGTAAATAATGAAAATTTTTTAAAACAAAATTTTAAAACCATATTTGAACACAGCATTGTGTTATTTATATTTTTTATATTTTTTATGCTTGTATTAAATTTAGGATATGAGTTTATTATTCAAAAATTTGTTATTAAAAAAAATCAAATGGAAATTTTGCTAGCTAGAAAATCTAGATTAAATGAAATCGGCACGCTTATTACAAGCATAAATCATCAGTTAAAACAGCCAATAAATTCACTTAGTTTAATACTTTCAAATACAGAATTTTTTCGTCAAAATCACAATTTAAATGACGATATGTTGAAGTCAAATTTAGATTTATGTTTTAAACAGATTGAATTGATAGATAAGTCGATAAATATTTTTCGCAATTTTTATTCTAATGACGATGCAATAAGCGAATTTTGGATTAATGAATCTATAAAATCATTGATTTTTGCGACTCATTGTGAGCTTTCTCATCACAATATTACAATTAAATTTGAATCTAAAAATGACATAAAAGTTGTTAGTATTGAAAATTTTATTCAACAAATTTTATTGGTTTTGATCCAAAATTCAAAAGATGCGATAATAAGCTCACAAAAAGTATCTATTCGTCAAATTTATATACAGATAAATCAAGTAGATGATTTTGTTGAGATTAGCGTTAGTGATTTTGCTGATGGAATTGATGAAAAACTTAGTGAAAAAATTTTTAGCGAGGATAAAACGACAAATAAAAAATTAGGTTTTGGTCTTGGATTATATTTTGCAAAAACTATTTGTGTGCAAAAACTAAAAGGCGATTTACAGCTTATTTCTTCACGCAACCCAACAAAATTTACTCTAAATATACCAATAAATTTAAGGAGCTAA
- the phsA gene encoding thiosulfate reductase PhsA has protein sequence MDRRSFLKGTAGIGTLAAFELNLGASAKDIVEGTGVSKSVKSICEMCSSRCPVEVRVEEGKCTFITGNPKFSSNKTAVCARGGAGVNQLYDKERLVKPLIRVGKRGEGKWKEVSYEQALKFAADKLNEIKEKYGPQSVVFTSKSGESHEQMTNFACSYGSPNIFSHWSCCPITEKIAIPHTFGTSPKRDFKNAKYIVNFGHNLFEGINISDTKKLMAFADKKDTKLLVLEPRFSVIASKADEWLPVKPGTDLAFVMALIHVWIRDEKYDKKFIENYTIGFDELAKSVANSTPKWQEGITGISAESVERIANEIYSKAPQVIIDWGHKTTTTRAEYQRTRAIAIANALMGNFEKKGGLFFGKNAKKFNELCGEDLFPVLSNPNSEFKVPKTPRIDGCGEDGSRHFFIPRKHGILMDIAPAILNKKPYPIKGWVNTRFNHLINVAGTQDVIKAINELDFVMSIDIYMSDFSQYADVVFPEATYLERDESIQDKSGTAPGYYMRQKAIEPINGTLSGYEIFRKLAKIMNIDSLYKYNDINEFRMIQAKGDAKLLESLIKDGYVSWKVPQVYYREASYISKFVEKYPNAAKFVDENGEMSSQMKFKTPSGKIELFSLQVEEKLPGEGCLNTNNMDVFDGHELCLMSGKTPIHTNGHTQNIKILNDMMNDAPIWINTKTANKKDLKTGDKIMLKNKFGEEKGTVFVTEGIREDTLFVYHGFGHISKELKRTYGDGTNQSKILNPADGAVCGTMVTNVGVDIVKL, from the coding sequence ATGGATAGAAGAAGTTTTCTAAAAGGCACAGCAGGCATTGGGACATTAGCAGCTTTTGAGCTAAATTTAGGAGCTAGTGCAAAAGATATAGTTGAGGGTACTGGCGTAAGTAAAAGTGTAAAAAGCATTTGCGAAATGTGTTCATCTCGTTGTCCTGTTGAGGTAAGAGTTGAAGAGGGTAAATGTACCTTTATAACAGGAAATCCAAAATTTTCATCAAATAAAACAGCAGTTTGTGCAAGAGGTGGAGCAGGAGTTAATCAGCTTTATGATAAAGAAAGACTTGTTAAGCCTTTAATTCGCGTCGGCAAAAGAGGTGAGGGTAAATGGAAAGAGGTTAGTTATGAACAAGCACTTAAATTTGCAGCTGATAAACTTAATGAAATCAAGGAAAAATACGGTCCGCAAAGTGTTGTTTTTACTTCAAAAAGTGGAGAAAGTCATGAGCAAATGACAAATTTTGCCTGTAGTTACGGAAGCCCAAATATTTTTTCACATTGGTCTTGCTGTCCGATTACAGAAAAAATAGCTATTCCGCACACATTTGGAACATCACCAAAAAGAGATTTTAAAAATGCAAAATATATTGTAAATTTTGGTCATAATTTATTTGAAGGTATTAACATTTCAGATACTAAAAAACTTATGGCTTTTGCGGATAAAAAAGATACTAAACTTTTAGTTTTAGAACCAAGATTTAGCGTTATTGCATCTAAGGCTGATGAGTGGCTGCCTGTAAAACCAGGAACTGATTTAGCATTTGTAATGGCACTTATTCATGTGTGGATAAGAGATGAAAAATATGATAAAAAATTTATTGAAAATTACACAATAGGATTTGACGAGCTTGCAAAAAGTGTAGCTAACTCTACTCCAAAATGGCAAGAAGGAATAACTGGCATAAGTGCTGAGAGTGTTGAGAGAATAGCTAATGAAATTTATTCAAAAGCACCACAAGTTATCATTGATTGGGGTCATAAAACAACCACAACAAGGGCTGAGTATCAAAGAACAAGAGCTATAGCTATAGCAAATGCTTTGATGGGAAATTTTGAAAAAAAAGGCGGACTATTTTTTGGCAAAAATGCTAAGAAATTTAACGAGCTTTGTGGAGAAGATTTATTTCCTGTTTTATCAAATCCAAACAGCGAGTTTAAAGTTCCAAAAACACCTAGAATAGATGGTTGTGGAGAAGATGGAAGTAGGCATTTTTTTATTCCTAGAAAACATGGTATTTTGATGGATATAGCTCCTGCTATTTTAAATAAAAAACCATATCCTATAAAAGGTTGGGTAAATACTAGATTTAATCATCTTATAAATGTTGCTGGAACACAAGATGTCATAAAAGCGATTAATGAACTTGATTTTGTAATGTCAATTGATATTTATATGAGTGATTTTAGTCAATATGCTGATGTTGTATTCCCAGAAGCGACTTATCTTGAAAGAGATGAAAGCATACAAGACAAATCAGGTACAGCACCTGGGTATTATATGCGTCAAAAAGCAATTGAGCCAATAAATGGTACTTTAAGCGGATATGAGATATTTAGAAAACTTGCTAAGATTATGAACATTGATAGTCTTTATAAATACAATGATATAAATGAGTTTAGAATGATTCAAGCAAAAGGAGATGCAAAACTCCTAGAATCTCTTATAAAAGATGGTTATGTTTCATGGAAAGTTCCACAAGTTTATTATAGAGAGGCAAGTTATATTTCTAAATTTGTAGAAAAATATCCAAATGCGGCTAAATTTGTAGATGAAAATGGTGAGATGAGTTCGCAAATGAAATTTAAAACTCCAAGCGGAAAGATAGAACTATTTTCGTTGCAAGTTGAAGAAAAACTTCCAGGAGAAGGCTGTCTTAATACCAACAATATGGATGTTTTTGATGGACATGAGCTTTGTTTAATGAGCGGTAAAACACCTATCCATACAAATGGACATACGCAAAATATCAAAATTTTAAACGATATGATGAATGATGCACCAATCTGGATAAATACAAAAACAGCAAATAAAAAAGATCTAAAAACAGGTGACAAGATTATGCTAAAAAATAAATTTGGCGAAGAAAAAGGAACCGTTTTTGTAACTGAGGGCATAAGAGAAGATACGCTTTTTGTTTATCATGGCTTTGGGCATATTAGTAAAGAACTTAAGAGAACTTATGGTGATGGAACTAATCAAAGTAAGATTTTAAATCCAGCTGATGGTGCAGTTTGTGGCACAATGGTTACAAATGTTGGCGTTGATATTGTAAAGTTGTAA